Proteins encoded by one window of Polaribacter haliotis:
- a CDS encoding SusD/RagB family nutrient-binding outer membrane lipoprotein produces MKKIIYTIAIFAITFASCTKDFEEINTNQNSPVSVQPSLLLRQVIYDYGEQMSYEGFAAGNLLSQHYALLDFNLFDRHDLKSPQLGGNPWPIFFTNLRDNEILLKQSRETPSFAVYEGPALILKAYMAAALTDIFGDVPYFEAFNGVDGTVTPKYDLQEDIYQNEKGILDNLDKGIAAINAYSAAISLEGDILFNGDLDAWVRFANSLKIKYLVRISNKVDVSNQLQTIFTSGNYIKNNSENATFDFTNTAPNSFRFAQLRNGDFTNFIMSETAEEIFADLNDNRVGNFYQPFANSTSNEFNGLINGINASTTTPSPDDYSLVGTIFREDTSSLDANFMTAWETSFLLAEAAQKGLITTNMETLYNNGVTLAFEYWNTNLPATYLAGNANLNAAGKTPLEQIITQKWIANTINGYESWIEFRRTGFPALKNVAASLNNNLIPVRMPYPADAGALNAENYKVAEAATNGNSLDVKVWWNE; encoded by the coding sequence ATGAAAAAAATTATATATACCATCGCAATTTTTGCAATTACATTTGCAAGTTGCACCAAAGATTTTGAAGAAATTAATACAAACCAAAATTCACCAGTTTCTGTACAACCAAGTCTTCTTTTAAGACAAGTTATTTACGATTATGGGGAACAAATGAGTTATGAGGGTTTTGCTGCGGGAAATTTATTATCACAGCATTATGCGCTTTTAGATTTCAATTTATTTGACAGACACGATTTAAAAAGTCCGCAATTGGGTGGAAATCCTTGGCCGATATTTTTTACGAATTTACGTGATAATGAAATTCTGCTAAAACAATCTCGTGAAACGCCATCTTTCGCTGTTTATGAAGGGCCTGCATTAATTTTAAAAGCATATATGGCTGCAGCATTGACAGATATTTTTGGTGATGTCCCTTATTTTGAAGCTTTTAATGGTGTGGATGGAACTGTAACTCCGAAATACGATTTACAAGAAGACATTTATCAAAATGAAAAAGGAATTTTAGATAATTTAGACAAAGGAATCGCTGCTATAAATGCTTATTCCGCAGCAATTTCTCTGGAAGGAGATATTTTATTTAACGGAGATTTAGATGCTTGGGTACGTTTTGCAAATTCTTTAAAAATTAAATATTTAGTTCGTATTTCCAATAAAGTTGATGTTTCGAATCAATTACAAACTATTTTTACGAGTGGAAATTACATCAAAAATAATAGCGAAAACGCCACTTTCGATTTTACAAATACGGCTCCAAATAGTTTTAGATTTGCACAATTAAGAAATGGAGATTTTACAAACTTTATAATGTCGGAAACTGCTGAAGAGATTTTTGCTGATTTAAATGATAATAGAGTTGGTAATTTTTATCAGCCATTTGCAAATTCAACTTCAAATGAATTTAATGGTTTAATTAACGGAATTAATGCCTCTACCACTACTCCATCTCCAGATGATTATTCTTTAGTTGGTACAATTTTTAGAGAAGACACGTCTTCTTTAGATGCTAATTTTATGACAGCTTGGGAAACGAGTTTTCTATTAGCAGAAGCTGCTCAAAAAGGATTGATTACCACAAATATGGAAACTTTATATAACAATGGAGTTACTTTGGCTTTTGAATATTGGAACACAAATTTACCTGCCACTTATTTGGCTGGAAATGCCAATTTAAACGCAGCAGGAAAAACGCCTTTAGAACAAATTATTACGCAAAAATGGATTGCAAATACAATTAATGGTTACGAAAGTTGGATTGAGTTTAGAAGAACAGGATTTCCTGCTTTAAAAAATGTTGCTGCTAGTTTAAATAACAATTTAATTCCTGTAAGAATGCCTTATCCTGCAGATGCAGGTGCATTAAATGCAGAAAATTATAAAGTAGCAGAAGCTGCAACAAATGGAAATAGTTTGGACGTAAAAGTTTGGTGGAACGAATAG